The genomic segment CCCAAGGTTGATGAATCATTATTCTTGAATGTGGAAGAGAAAATCTTTTGCCTTTAGCTCCAGCTGTGAGTAATACAGCACCCATAGAAGCTGCTTGTCCTGTACATATCGTTGATACATCAGGTTTTATGTATTGCATTGTATCATATATGGCTAATCCAGCTGTTACAGATCCACCAGGTGAATTTATATAAAGATATATATCTTTCTCAGGATCTTGTGACTCTAAAAAAAGCAACTGAGCTATTATAACATTCGCAACTGTATCATTAACTTCAGTACCAAGAAATAATATTCTATCTTTTAAAAGTCTTGAATATATATCATAAGATCTCTCATATCTCCCATCACTTTCAATAACTACTGGCATTGGTATACTCATATAATGACCTCCTTGTTTTTCATCTACTATGTCTTATTTTATCTATAACTTTTTGT from the Oceanotoga teriensis genome contains:
- the clpP gene encoding ATP-dependent Clp endopeptidase proteolytic subunit ClpP, with amino-acid sequence MSIPMPVVIESDGRYERSYDIYSRLLKDRILFLGTEVNDTVANVIIAQLLFLESQDPEKDIYLYINSPGGSVTAGLAIYDTMQYIKPDVSTICTGQAASMGAVLLTAGAKGKRFSLPHSRIMIHQPWGGTQGTAMDIEIQTKEILRLKHELNTILSNHSGQPYEKIVKDTERDFFMSGDDAVEYGLIDKVINTKSETQK